In a genomic window of Spiroplasma melliferum:
- a CDS encoding ribose/galactose ABC transporter permease yields the protein MEAVSQLFANGSVLFAVLLIAAMAGLYSERAGVVNIAIDGMMIVGALVYALLGKVLSQYGNGMQIIALLIAAICGGTFALLHGFASITLKAQQVISGTALNLLATGIGLFFVSIPSLAAGNMIKTGFSTIGIDSYQIINIFLIIAIALAVFTFVFFRFTKTGLRYVGCGENPNAVDAAGINVIKTRYKAVIISGCLAGLAGAMFTHYVSGQFRGDVQGQGYIALAIMIFGQWRIQYITLGAVLFSFLIALAGTLWRFAGWNIADPSNQLLKILPFVFALVTMVIFSKYSKVPKASGIPFDKSLR from the coding sequence ATGGAAGCAGTTTCACAATTATTTGCTAATGGGTCAGTTCTTTTTGCCGTATTATTAATTGCCGCAATGGCGGGTTTGTATTCAGAACGAGCAGGAGTTGTTAATATTGCTATTGACGGAATGATGATCGTTGGTGCGTTAGTCTATGCGTTGCTTGGAAAAGTATTATCACAATATGGTAATGGAATGCAGATTATTGCTTTATTAATTGCCGCAATTTGTGGTGGAACCTTTGCCTTATTACATGGTTTTGCTTCAATTACTTTAAAAGCACAACAAGTAATTTCTGGAACGGCGTTAAATTTATTAGCAACTGGAATTGGATTATTTTTTGTTAGTATTCCATCCTTAGCAGCTGGAAATATGATTAAAACAGGCTTTAGTACAATTGGGATTGATTCATATCAAATTATTAATATTTTCTTAATTATTGCAATTGCTTTAGCAGTTTTTACCTTTGTTTTCTTTAGATTTACAAAAACAGGTTTACGTTATGTTGGATGTGGTGAGAATCCTAATGCAGTTGATGCAGCGGGAATTAATGTAATTAAAACAAGATATAAGGCAGTTATTATTTCTGGATGTTTAGCAGGACTAGCAGGGGCAATGTTTACCCATTATGTTTCTGGACAATTTCGTGGTGATGTTCAAGGACAAGGATATATTGCTTTGGCAATTATGATTTTTGGACAATGAAGAATTCAATATATTACATTGGGAGCAGTTTTATTTAGTTTTTTAATTGCTTTAGCAGGAACATTATGACGTTTTGCTGGTTGAAATATTGCGGATCCATCAAATCAATTATTAAAAATTTTACCATTTGTCTTTGCATTAGTAACAATGGTCATTTTCTCGAAATATTCGAAAGTACCAAAAGCATCCGGAATCCCATTTGATAAATCATTACGATAA
- a CDS encoding DNA-directed RNA polymerase subunit beta, whose translation MALKEKEFGHYAKRIDYTKVSGNLDLPNLIEIQTETYDWFKKTGISEVFGEVFPIVGHEGNIVLEMLDWEFREPRRTISQAKDESKIFEAPIYSNLKLTINSKDVEVEKAIVKGEPELIKAWIEERVGHMITILKKTTDVIYYDIHSGDEIATCTVTIKERLDDKLIVDITIEKEGEVFFGDFPLMTGKGTFIVNGSEKVVVSQLVRSPGAYYKIDLNRKNGENVYYVDLIPSRGTWLEFESDHKKIKVGKEEKFENVFYVKIDKSRKVSVANFLTALGIIKEDALDIFGDNKLVKSTYELDPYTGDILYDQSIAVQEIYKKIRSGETATPDGATKYLYGLLFDKRKYDLTKAGRFKLIQKLSVENRIYNKILAEDIKDVNGKVVFTEGTLMDKEAINKLKGILKAGACLQEVKFSDEIICSNKIQKIKVYVDNEVRSRVANIIGIDPNATDEYVTVPDVLATFSYLLNLTDGIGEVDDIDHLGNRRVRTIGELLQNQFRIGLLRIEKNVKEKMSTSNLFKMKPSNIINNKPLSAIIGEFFNLSQLSQFMDQTNPLAELTNKRRLTALGPGGLSRERAGLEVRDVHYSHYGRICPIETPEGPNIGLINNLATYAKINSYGFIETPYRRVIGCKVTMENDYLTADEEKNYVVAQANIRLSDKGEILDEQVVARFQGENIIAGRNDVDYVDVSPKQIVSIATSCIPFLENDDANRALMGANMQRQAIPLIAPNSPYVGTGVEYAAARDSGLAIVSQYDGIVDFVDATRIVLKTKEGLKNYNLDTFVRSNQGTSLTHVPLVRQGQKVEKGQVLADGPSIDKGELALGQNVVVAFTTWNGYNYEDAIIVSERLVSEDVFTSIHIEEYTIERRQTKQGPEEITREIPNISENARKFLDDDGLVIIGTEVKPGDILVGKVTPKGQTQLSPEDKLLQAIFGEKSKNVKDNSLRVPNGGEGIIQAIKRFPREKYELSADVLEVIKIYIVQKRKIQEGDKMAGRHGNKGVISKILPLEDMPHMEDGTPVDIMLNPLGVPSRMNIGQVLEIHLGMAAKKLGQKISTPVFDGMTNEELIEIMDKAGMKNFGKEVLIDGRTGEKFDNPVSVGVMYMLKLSHMVDDKLHARNVGSYSLITQQPLGGKAQNGGQRFGEMEVWALEAYGAAHTLREILTIKSDDIKGRTRAYESIVKDKKIPEPGIPESFNVLTREIQGLGFNIHMIDEKGNIKNIKSYDEADYVDEDLLTDCDEFEDEFDIDNFILSTNREPQKKEHLEDFVKVEDSFDLVDNLDDNELDDIDNEIDEINDQDELD comes from the coding sequence ATGGCATTAAAAGAAAAAGAATTTGGGCATTACGCTAAAAGAATTGATTACACAAAAGTAAGTGGGAATTTAGATTTACCAAACTTAATTGAAATTCAAACTGAAACATATGATTGATTCAAAAAAACAGGGATTAGCGAAGTGTTCGGGGAGGTATTTCCGATTGTTGGGCATGAAGGAAATATCGTTTTAGAGATGTTAGATTGAGAATTTAGAGAGCCACGAAGAACAATTTCTCAAGCAAAAGATGAGTCAAAAATTTTTGAAGCACCAATTTATTCAAATTTAAAATTAACAATTAATTCAAAAGATGTAGAAGTTGAAAAAGCAATTGTTAAGGGAGAACCCGAATTAATTAAAGCGTGAATTGAAGAACGTGTTGGGCATATGATTACAATTTTAAAAAAAACTACTGATGTTATTTATTATGATATTCATTCTGGCGATGAAATAGCAACATGTACAGTAACAATTAAAGAAAGATTAGATGATAAACTAATTGTTGATATTACAATTGAAAAAGAAGGTGAAGTCTTTTTTGGTGATTTTCCACTAATGACAGGAAAAGGAACTTTTATTGTTAATGGTTCAGAAAAAGTTGTTGTTTCACAATTAGTTCGCTCACCCGGAGCATATTATAAAATTGATTTAAATCGTAAAAATGGAGAAAATGTTTATTATGTTGATTTAATTCCGTCACGAGGAACATGGTTAGAATTTGAATCAGATCATAAAAAAATTAAAGTTGGAAAAGAAGAAAAATTTGAGAATGTTTTTTATGTAAAAATAGATAAATCTAGAAAAGTATCGGTTGCTAATTTCTTAACAGCGTTAGGAATTATTAAAGAAGATGCCCTAGATATTTTTGGCGATAATAAATTAGTAAAAAGTACTTACGAATTAGATCCTTATACAGGTGATATTTTATATGACCAAAGTATTGCTGTTCAAGAAATTTATAAAAAAATTCGTTCAGGAGAAACGGCAACACCAGATGGTGCGACAAAATATTTATATGGATTATTATTTGATAAACGTAAATATGATTTAACAAAAGCAGGACGTTTTAAATTAATTCAAAAATTATCAGTTGAAAACCGAATTTATAACAAAATATTAGCTGAAGACATTAAAGATGTAAATGGTAAAGTTGTTTTTACCGAAGGAACTTTAATGGATAAAGAAGCTATTAACAAGTTAAAAGGAATTTTAAAAGCAGGTGCTTGTTTACAAGAAGTTAAATTTAGTGATGAAATTATTTGTTCTAATAAAATCCAAAAAATTAAAGTATATGTTGATAATGAAGTTCGTTCTCGTGTGGCAAATATTATTGGAATTGATCCTAATGCAACTGATGAATATGTAACAGTTCCTGATGTCTTGGCAACATTTTCATATTTATTAAATTTAACAGATGGAATTGGGGAAGTTGATGATATTGACCATTTAGGAAATCGTCGTGTCCGAACAATTGGGGAATTATTACAAAATCAATTTCGAATTGGATTACTAAGAATTGAAAAAAATGTTAAAGAAAAAATGTCAACTTCAAATTTATTTAAAATGAAACCTTCAAATATTATTAATAATAAACCATTATCAGCGATTATTGGGGAATTTTTCAATTTATCACAGTTATCACAATTTATGGATCAAACAAATCCTTTAGCTGAATTAACAAATAAACGTCGATTAACAGCCCTAGGGCCAGGAGGACTATCAAGAGAACGTGCTGGATTAGAAGTCCGAGATGTTCACTACTCACATTATGGCCGTATTTGTCCAATTGAAACACCAGAAGGACCAAATATTGGATTAATTAATAACTTAGCAACATATGCCAAAATTAATTCATATGGATTTATTGAAACACCATATCGTCGTGTTATTGGTTGCAAAGTTACCATGGAAAATGATTATTTAACAGCGGATGAAGAAAAAAATTATGTTGTTGCACAAGCTAATATTCGTTTAAGTGATAAGGGTGAAATTTTAGATGAACAAGTGGTTGCACGTTTCCAAGGAGAAAATATTATTGCCGGACGAAATGATGTTGACTATGTTGATGTTTCACCAAAACAAATTGTTTCAATTGCAACAAGTTGTATTCCATTTTTAGAAAATGATGATGCCAATCGTGCTTTGATGGGAGCCAATATGCAACGACAAGCAATTCCTTTAATTGCGCCAAATTCACCATATGTAGGAACAGGAGTTGAATATGCTGCTGCTCGTGACTCGGGATTAGCAATTGTTTCACAATATGATGGAATTGTTGATTTTGTTGATGCAACAAGAATTGTTTTAAAAACAAAAGAAGGGTTAAAAAATTATAATTTAGACACTTTTGTTCGTAGTAACCAAGGGACATCATTAACCCATGTGCCATTAGTGCGTCAAGGACAAAAAGTTGAAAAAGGACAGGTTTTAGCTGATGGGCCATCAATTGATAAAGGGGAACTAGCCTTAGGACAAAATGTGGTAGTTGCTTTTACAACATGAAATGGTTACAACTATGAAGATGCTATTATTGTTTCAGAACGCTTAGTATCAGAAGATGTTTTTACATCAATTCATATTGAAGAATATACAATTGAACGTCGTCAAACAAAACAAGGACCAGAAGAAATTACGCGTGAGATTCCTAATATTTCTGAAAATGCACGCAAATTTTTAGATGATGATGGATTAGTTATTATTGGGACAGAAGTTAAACCAGGTGATATTTTAGTTGGAAAAGTAACACCAAAAGGACAAACCCAATTATCACCAGAAGATAAATTATTGCAAGCAATTTTTGGTGAGAAATCAAAAAATGTTAAAGATAATTCATTACGAGTTCCAAATGGTGGTGAAGGAATTATTCAAGCAATTAAACGCTTTCCACGAGAAAAATATGAATTATCAGCTGATGTTTTAGAAGTTATTAAGATTTATATTGTTCAAAAACGAAAAATCCAAGAAGGAGATAAAATGGCTGGTCGTCATGGAAACAAAGGGGTTATTTCGAAAATTTTACCATTGGAAGATATGCCACATATGGAAGATGGAACACCAGTTGATATTATGTTAAATCCATTGGGGGTACCATCACGGATGAATATTGGACAGGTGTTAGAAATTCACTTAGGAATGGCAGCGAAAAAGTTGGGACAAAAAATTTCAACGCCTGTTTTTGATGGAATGACAAATGAAGAATTAATTGAAATTATGGATAAAGCAGGAATGAAAAACTTTGGGAAAGAAGTTTTAATTGATGGTCGAACAGGTGAAAAATTTGATAATCCAGTTTCGGTAGGAGTAATGTATATGTTGAAATTATCACACATGGTTGATGATAAATTACATGCGCGAAATGTCGGATCATATTCATTAATTACGCAACAACCATTAGGAGGAAAAGCTCAAAATGGGGGACAGCGTTTTGGAGAAATGGAAGTATGAGCATTAGAAGCATATGGTGCAGCCCATACATTGCGTGAAATTTTAACAATTAAGTCTGATGATATTAAAGGAAGAACACGTGCATATGAATCAATTGTTAAAGATAAAAAGATTCCAGAACCAGGGATTCCAGAATCATTTAATGTGCTAACTCGTGAAATCCAAGGGTTAGGATTTAATATTCATATGATTGATGAAAAAGGAAATATTAAAAATATTAAGAGTTATGATGAAGCAGATTATGTTGATGAAGATTTATTAACAGATTGTGATGAATTTGAAGATGAATTTGATATTGATAATTTTATTTTAAGTACTAATCGTGAACCACAAAAAAAAGAACATTTAGAGGACTTTGTTAAAGTTGAAGATAGTTTTGATTTGGTAGATAACTTAGATGATAATGAACTTGATGACATTGACAATGAGATTGATGAAATTAATGATCAAGATGAATTAGATTAA
- a CDS encoding DNA-directed RNA polymerase subunit beta', whose product MIENNEKNNRMIKIGLANPDDIRSWSFGEVKKPETINYKTLKPERDGLFDEKIFGPTKNFECACGKYKKSKNKGKICERCGVEITEAIVRRERMGHIELEEPVTHIWMLKAAPSRIALILDMKTKELEEVVYFVSYIVLDAGDAKSLKQKMVLDLGNAKTSAQTRQRLTKTLCEILDTLEPDTIAYEVGETMIEYLKNTSLPFSMDECAQFINRHTNARFGIGAEAVEVLLKNLNIDDEIEKIKQDLKDKKTQLDQNKLMKRLEVLDSLKKSGSRPEWMILRAVPVIPPDIRPIIQLDGGRFTTSEINDLYRRIIIRNERLKKVKAMGAPSVIVNNEKRMLQEAVDALLDNERKARPVTGKDKRPLKSLTSILKGKQGRFRQNLLGKRVDYSGRSVIAIGPDLKMYQCGLPRDMAITLFKPFVISKLVKDGLAANIKVAEKLILNQDDKVWEVLEEVIKSRPVLLNRAPTLHRLGIQAFEPKLVKGKAIRLHPLVTTAFNADFDGDQMAVHVPITEEAVAEARSLMLGSRNILGPKDGKPIVTPTQDMVLGNYYLTYEEKGQLGEGTIFKDLNEAVIAYETGAVALHALVAIPVAGFVNKKFNSEQMKDYIITTPGKIIFNQIFKEEFPYLNEPNIENLTALPARSLIKDNVNLVEYLATWKVNPPFKKKDLSNIIDRYFKQYGANKTAEMLDNMKNLGFKYSGKSGVTVSAGDVKVYDKKHEEFKAADQKVKEINDYFKMGMLTSREKQHRIISVWSKVKDNIQTELEHVLREDPKNPIFMMADSGARGNVSNFTQLVGMRGLMNNPKGDIIELPIKSSFREGLTVSEFFISTHGARKGMADVALKTADSGYLTRRLVDVSQEIIITMKDCNARRGFVVSDIIEQKHANIIVPLFDRLVGRYNLKDIKLKNGEVILANTLLSEEDSRKIVDNDIKEVIIRSVLTCEAEKGVCQRCYGKNLATGMEVEIGEAVGTIAAQSIGEPGTQLTMRTFHTGGVAGGADITQGLPRIKELLDVTTPKGSIAVISEIDGKISDIRDEGGIHTIYVKSDSDERKYKTQYNAVLRIKIGDKVVRGQKLTEGSINIKELLEVAKIEDVHNYILKEVQRVYRLQGIEISDKYIEIIIKQMLNKVKIIDAGDTELLPGEIVTVKRYRNETINAVRSMKKPPTAKHVIFGIKKAPLESESFLSSASFQDTTRVLVKAIIKGKVDCLEGLKENIMLGHLIPAGTGLKNPKDIITAGIAAKAEEY is encoded by the coding sequence ATGATTGAAAATAATGAAAAAAATAATCGTATGATTAAAATCGGCTTAGCAAACCCCGATGATATTCGCAGTTGGTCATTTGGGGAAGTAAAAAAACCAGAAACAATTAATTATAAAACATTAAAACCAGAACGTGATGGATTATTTGATGAAAAGATTTTTGGCCCAACCAAGAATTTTGAGTGTGCTTGTGGGAAGTACAAAAAATCAAAAAATAAGGGAAAAATTTGTGAACGTTGTGGTGTAGAAATTACTGAAGCGATTGTTCGTCGTGAAAGAATGGGACATATTGAATTAGAAGAACCAGTGACACATATTTGAATGTTAAAAGCAGCACCAAGTCGGATTGCTTTAATTTTAGATATGAAGACAAAAGAACTTGAAGAAGTTGTTTACTTTGTTTCATATATTGTGTTAGATGCTGGTGATGCAAAATCATTAAAACAAAAAATGGTATTAGATTTAGGAAATGCTAAAACATCAGCCCAAACACGTCAACGATTAACAAAAACATTATGTGAAATTTTGGATACACTAGAACCTGACACAATTGCTTATGAAGTGGGAGAAACAATGATCGAATATTTAAAAAATACTTCGTTACCATTTTCAATGGATGAATGTGCCCAATTCATTAATCGTCATACTAATGCACGCTTTGGAATTGGCGCAGAAGCGGTGGAAGTATTATTAAAAAACTTAAACATTGATGATGAAATTGAAAAAATTAAGCAAGATTTAAAAGATAAAAAAACACAATTGGATCAAAATAAATTAATGAAACGTTTAGAAGTTTTAGATTCGTTAAAAAAATCAGGTTCACGACCAGAATGAATGATCTTACGAGCAGTACCAGTAATTCCGCCTGATATTCGCCCAATTATTCAATTAGATGGTGGTCGTTTTACAACATCAGAGATTAATGATTTATATCGTCGAATTATTATTCGAAATGAACGATTAAAAAAAGTTAAAGCAATGGGGGCACCAAGTGTTATTGTTAATAATGAAAAAAGGATGCTACAAGAAGCCGTTGATGCTTTATTAGATAATGAACGCAAAGCGCGACCAGTAACTGGAAAAGATAAACGCCCATTAAAATCATTAACAAGTATTTTAAAAGGGAAACAAGGTCGTTTCCGTCAAAATTTATTAGGGAAACGAGTTGACTATTCAGGACGTTCAGTTATTGCAATTGGTCCTGACTTAAAAATGTATCAATGTGGATTACCACGTGATATGGCCATTACATTATTTAAACCATTTGTTATTAGCAAATTAGTTAAAGATGGTTTAGCAGCAAATATTAAAGTTGCGGAAAAACTAATTTTAAATCAAGACGATAAAGTATGAGAAGTTTTAGAAGAAGTTATTAAAAGTCGGCCAGTGTTATTAAACCGTGCACCAACTTTACACCGATTAGGAATTCAAGCATTTGAGCCAAAATTAGTAAAGGGGAAAGCAATTAGATTACATCCATTAGTAACAACTGCTTTTAATGCTGACTTTGATGGTGACCAAATGGCGGTTCATGTACCAATTACAGAAGAAGCAGTTGCTGAAGCACGAAGTTTAATGTTAGGAAGTCGAAATATTTTAGGTCCAAAAGATGGTAAGCCAATTGTTACACCAACCCAAGATATGGTGTTAGGGAATTACTATTTAACCTATGAAGAAAAAGGACAATTAGGAGAAGGAACAATCTTTAAAGATTTAAATGAAGCTGTTATTGCATATGAAACTGGAGCTGTCGCTTTGCATGCTTTAGTTGCCATCCCTGTTGCTGGTTTTGTAAATAAAAAATTCAATTCAGAACAAATGAAAGATTATATTATTACAACACCAGGAAAAATTATTTTTAATCAAATTTTTAAAGAAGAGTTTCCATACTTAAATGAACCTAATATTGAAAATTTAACAGCATTACCAGCGCGCTCATTAATTAAAGACAATGTTAACTTGGTTGAATACTTAGCTACTTGAAAAGTTAATCCACCGTTTAAGAAAAAAGATTTATCAAATATTATTGATCGCTACTTTAAACAATATGGAGCTAATAAGACGGCTGAAATGTTAGATAACATGAAAAACCTTGGTTTCAAATATTCAGGGAAATCGGGTGTAACAGTATCAGCAGGCGATGTTAAAGTATACGACAAAAAACACGAAGAATTTAAAGCGGCAGATCAAAAAGTAAAAGAAATTAATGATTACTTTAAAATGGGAATGTTAACAAGTCGTGAAAAACAACACCGTATTATTAGCGTTTGATCAAAAGTTAAAGATAACATTCAAACTGAACTAGAACATGTTTTACGTGAAGACCCAAAAAATCCAATCTTTATGATGGCGGATTCAGGTGCACGGGGAAATGTCTCAAACTTTACCCAATTAGTTGGGATGCGGGGATTAATGAATAATCCAAAAGGAGATATTATTGAATTACCAATTAAGTCTTCTTTCCGTGAAGGCTTAACAGTGTCAGAATTCTTTATTTCAACCCATGGGGCGCGAAAAGGAATGGCGGATGTTGCTTTAAAAACAGCTGACTCGGGATATTTAACAAGACGATTAGTTGATGTTTCGCAAGAAATTATTATTACAATGAAGGACTGTAATGCTCGTCGTGGTTTTGTTGTATCAGATATTATTGAACAAAAACATGCTAATATTATTGTGCCATTATTTGACCGTTTAGTTGGTCGCTATAATTTAAAAGATATTAAATTAAAAAATGGTGAAGTTATTCTTGCTAATACATTATTGAGCGAAGAAGATAGTAGAAAAATTGTTGATAATGATATTAAGGAAGTTATTATTCGTTCTGTTTTAACTTGTGAAGCAGAAAAAGGTGTTTGTCAACGTTGTTATGGAAAAAACCTTGCAACAGGAATGGAAGTTGAAATTGGTGAAGCAGTTGGTACAATCGCTGCGCAATCAATTGGTGAACCAGGGACACAGTTAACAATGCGAACATTCCATACTGGTGGTGTGGCTGGGGGAGCTGATATTACCCAAGGGTTACCACGGATTAAAGAATTATTAGATGTAACCACACCAAAAGGATCAATTGCTGTTATTTCTGAAATTGATGGAAAAATTAGTGACATTCGTGATGAAGGTGGAATTCATACAATTTATGTTAAATCAGATAGTGATGAACGAAAATATAAAACACAATATAATGCTGTTTTAAGAATCAAAATTGGTGATAAAGTTGTTCGTGGTCAAAAATTGACTGAAGGTTCAATTAACATTAAAGAATTATTAGAAGTTGCCAAAATTGAAGATGTTCATAATTATATTTTAAAAGAAGTGCAACGAGTTTACCGTTTACAAGGAATTGAAATTTCTGATAAATATATTGAAATTATTATTAAACAAATGTTGAATAAAGTTAAAATTATTGATGCTGGTGATACTGAATTATTACCAGGGGAAATTGTAACGGTTAAACGTTATCGCAATGAAACAATTAACGCTGTTCGTTCAATGAAAAAACCGCCAACGGCAAAACATGTTATTTTTGGAATTAAAAAAGCGCCATTAGAATCTGAATCATTCTTATCATCAGCGTCATTCCAAGATACAACACGAGTATTGGTTAAAGCAATTATTAAAGGCAAAGTTGATTGTTTAGAAGGATTAAAAGAAAACATTATGTTAGGACATTTAATTCCAGCTGGAACAGGGTTAAAAAATCCAAAAGATATTATTACGGCCGGAATTGCAGCGAAAGCTGAAGAATATTAA